The following are encoded in a window of Caloenas nicobarica isolate bCalNic1 chromosome 32, bCalNic1.hap1, whole genome shotgun sequence genomic DNA:
- the LOC136000359 gene encoding olfactory receptor 14A16-like — MSNSSSISQFLLLAFSDTRELQLLHFWLFLGIYLAALLGNGLIITTIACDQHLHTPMYFFLLNLALLDLCSISMTVPKSMANSLWDTRAISYMGCAAQLFLFVFFIAAEFYLLTIMSYDRYIAICKPLHYGTLLGSRACVHMAAAAWATGFLNALLLTANTFSLPLCKGNALDQFFCEIPQILKLSCSQSYFREAGLLVVSVCLSFGCFVLIVLSYMQIFRAVLRIPSEQGQHKAFSTCLPHLAVVSLFVSTAMFAYLKPPSISSPTLDLVVSVLYSVVPPAVNPLIYSMRNQELKESIRKVISWAFVNSDQLSITVQK, encoded by the coding sequence atgtccaacagcagctccatcagccagttcctcctcctggcattctcagacacacgggagctgcagctcttgcacttctggctcttcctgggcatctacctggctgccctcctgggcaacggcctcatcatcaccaccatagcctgtgaccagcacctccacacccccatgtacttcttcctcctcaacctcgctCTTCTTGACTTGTGCTCCATCTCCATGactgtgcccaaatccatggccaactctctgtgggataccagggccatttcttatatgggatgtgctgcccagctctttctgtttgtctttttcattgcagcagaattttatcttctcaccatcatgtcctacgaccgctacattgccatctgcaaacccctgcactacgggaccctcctgggcagcagagcttgtgtccacatggcagcagctgcctgggccactgggtttctcaatgctctgctgctcacggccaatacattttcactgccactgtgcaagggcaatgccctggaccagttcttctgtgaaatcccccagatcctcaagctctcctgctcacagtcctactttagggaagctgggctccttgtggttagtgtctgtttatcatttgggtgttttgtgctcattgtgctgtcctatatgcagatcttcagggccgtgctgaggatcccctctgagcagggacagcacaaagccttttccacgtgcctccctcacctggccgtggtctccctgtttgtcagcactgccatgtttgcctacctgaagcccccctccatctcctctcctacCCTGGACCttgtggtgtctgttctgtactcagtggtgcctccagcagtgaaccccctcatctacagcatgaggaaccaggagctcaaggagtCCATTAGGAAAGTGATTTCATGGGCGTTTGTCAATAGTGATCAGCTTTCCATCACTGTCCAGAAATGA
- the LOC136000288 gene encoding olfactory receptor 14J1-like translates to MSNSSSITQFLLLAFTDTRELQLLHFWLFLGIYLAALLGNGLIITTIACDQHLHAPMYFFLLNLSLLDLGSISITVPKSMANSLWDTRVISYAGCAAQVFFLAFLLGAEYSLLTIMSYDRYVAICKPLHYGTLLGSRTCVHMAAAAWASGFLSALLLTANTFSLLLCKGNALDQFFCEIPQILKLSCSQSYFREAGLLVVSACLGFGCFVFIVVSYVQIFRAVLRIPSEQGRHKAFSTCLPHLAVVSLFLSTAMFAYLKPPSISSPSLDLVVSVLYSVVPPAMNPLIYSMRNQEFKDALWKLVSKCFPKQ, encoded by the coding sequence atgtccaacagcagctccatcacccagttcctcctcctggcgttcacagacacacgggagctgcagctcttgcacttctggctcttcctgggcatctacctggctgccctcctgggcaacggcctcataatcaccaccatagcctgtgaccagcacctccacgcccccatgtacttcttcctcctcaacctctccctccttgacctggggtccatctccatcactgtccccaaatccatggccaactctctgtgggataccagggtcatttcctatgcgggatgtgctgcccaggtcttctttttagctttcttgttaggtgcagagtattctcttctcaccatcatgtcctacgaccgctacgttgccatctgcaaacccctgcactacgggaccctcctgggcagcagaacttgtgtccacatggcagcagctgcctgggccagtgggtttctcagtgctctgctgctcacggccaatacattttcactgctactctgcaagggcaatgccctggaccagttcttctgtgaaatcccccagatcctcaagctctcctgctcacagtcctacttcagggaagctgggctccttgtggttagtgcctgtttaggatttgggtgttttgtgttcatcgtggtgtcctatgtgcagatcttcagggccgtgctgaggatcccctctgagcagggacggcacaaagccttttccacgtgcctccctcacctggccgtggtctccctgttcctcagcactgccatgtttgcctacctgaagcccccctccatctcctctccttccctggacctggtggtgtctgttctgtactcggtggtgcctccagcaatgAACCctctcatctacagcatgaggaaccaggagttcaaggatgccctgtggaaactcgtATCTAAGTGTTTTCCgaagcaataa